The sequence below is a genomic window from Lolium perenne isolate Kyuss_39 chromosome 4, Kyuss_2.0, whole genome shotgun sequence.
ACTTTGTTGTCAGAAAAGTATCTCTGTGTACCTAGTTCTGCACACTTGGATACTCCCAGAAACTTACGAGGAACTCCATGATCATTATAATCAGAATCAGAAGAGGTCATATCTGTATTCAGGAGCAGGATGCTGCAGCTCCATACAACCAGGAGCTGGGATTTCATGGGCCTCAGCTTGCATTTACAGATGGAGCAACCATCCTCACAAATGCATTTGAAGTACGGAGACGACGTAATTGTCGGTATCCTCGACACAGGTACTTAATGATTTTACATCCATGCAAATCCTGCTGCACTTTCCTGTACCTTCTCCATCTGCACACATGAAAAGTAGACTGCCTGAATGCATGTTCTTTTAGCCTGAACAAAATATGTAGCTACTATATCATCACATTGTGGTTTCCAACAGCACTGCATGGGATTTATTTTGAACAAACCTGAAAGTGAAACTTAAAGTTGTTTCCTGGATGCTGGCATGCCTTACCAAGATTTGAAGTTAACAATTTTATTTTAGCACGTACTGACATCGGAAAAAAGTGTCCTACTTGAAAGAAAAGAGTATCCGCCTTTCTTTTTGAAAGAAACTACTGCAATGAAGTTGAAGAATTGGAATCTCACTTCGAGAGGGCTGCCAATTTCTGTTTCTACATAGGGAATGTCGTGTGCAATGATAAATGCAAGCACGATATGGGGAGCGATTTTTCTCATCCATGTTAGTCGTTACAGTGTTTGTGGTCATTGGCATTTGAGTCTACTAGAGACATCTGATGTTTTTTTCAGTGTTGCGGGCATTTCGGTGCACTTGAGACATCTTATGATTTTCTTCATTTGTGTGTTGTCAACAGGGGTGTGGCCTGAATCCAAGAGCTTCAGAGATGACTCCCACCTAGGCCCCATCCCGTCATCATGGCGCGGAACGTGCGTGGGAGGTCAGCAGTTCGACCCGGCCACCGCGTGCAACCGCAAGCTCATCGGCGCGCGGTACTACCTGGCCGGCATCGAGAGCGAGCTTGGCCCGATCAACACCACCGGTGGCACGGAGTACCGGTCGCCGAGGGACCGTGTCGGCCACGGCACGCACACGGCGTCCACAGCGGTGGGCGCCGTGTCCCCCAACGCCAGCTACTTTGGTGGGCTGGGCCGCGGCGTGGCGCGTGGTGGCGCGCCCAGGGCACGGTTGGCGGTGTACAAGGTGTGCTGGTTCAAAGACCTGACGGGCCGGTGCAGCGACGCGGACATCCTGGCGGCGTTCGATGACGCTCTGCACGACGGCGTGCACGTCATCTCGGCATCTCTCGGGTCGTCGCCACCGCTGGCCCCTCTGTTCGCGACGAGCACCGAGGTCGGGTCGTTCCACGCGATGCAGCTCGGGGTGTCGACGGTGTTCTCGGCAGGAAACGACGGTCCCGACGCGGCCATGGTGCAGAACGTGTCACCTTGGGGGATCACCGTCGCCGCGAGCACCATCGACAGGAGGTTCCCCACGGTGATTGCGCTGGGGAACAACGCTTCCGTCGTGGTGAGTTGTTGGTACTCCTACAGTCCTACTTAGTTCTAGTGAATCGTTAAGCATGTGTTGAAATTCAGAAATAACGGATGAAATTTTGGGTATCAACGTATTTGCACAGGGAGATGGCTTCATCGTCAAGGACATGGAAATGCCATTAGTAGAGAGCAGTAGTGTCTTCGCAGACGGGTAAAACATTTCTCAGTTGGCAACCAGGAGCACAGCCTAGTGACAAGTGACTTGTGTTTGACAAATCGATTTGTGTGCGAAGGACGTGTTCGTTCGACCAGCTGGTGAACCGCACGGCGGCGTCCGGGAAGATCGTCTTGTGCTTCTCCACAATAGGGATGGTGTCCAGCGAGGGCGCGGCGCTGGCGGTGTACGCCGGCGGCGGCTCCGGTGTGATCTTCGCCGACACCAGCTCCCGGAAATCCAACCAGGACAACTTCCTGCCAACCGTTCACGTCAACCTGCGTCAGGGCACCAAGATCCTCAACTACATCCAGAGCCGTTCAAGGTAAACAATCCTCCCATATATCCCCCGTCGGATGAAAGAATGTGACTCTGACCGTGCATCGATCGTGTGCAACGTGCAGGCAACGGCCGACCGTGCACATCTCGGCGAGCAGGACCGTCGTCGGCAAGACGCCGGCGCCGGCTATCGCATACTTCTCCTCCAGAGGGCCCAGCTCCATTTCTCCAAACATTCTCAAGGTAGACGATACAATCCTCTGACCGACCCGGGCATGGTGAAGAGGTGGGCTATGAGCGAGCCTATGACTGAAACGATTTGTTGCGTTGCTGAATTCGCAGCCTGACATCACCGCACCGGGGGTGAACATCCTGGCGGCATGGCCGCCCAAGTCGTCGCCGACGGTATTGCCCCTGGACAAGCGCTCCACCGAGTGGAACTTCGACACGGGCACGTCCATGTCGTGCCCCCACGTCTCCGGCATCGTCGCCATCCTCAAGTCCGTGCACCCGACCTGGTCGCCGGCCGCCGTCAAGTCCGCTCTGATGACCACGGCGTACGTGCACGACGACACGTCCGACGCGATGCTGGCCGGCGGCACGATGAAGGCGGCGGATGCCTTCGACACCGGCGCGGGCCACGTGGACCCGCTGCGGGCGCTGGACCCGGGGCTGGTCTACGACGCGGACGCGCGCGACCACGTGCGATACCTCTGTGGCCTCGGCTACACGGAGGCGCAGGTGCGGCAGATGGTGCTCCCCTCCCCGGCGCTCAACACGAGCTGTGCCGGCGCCGGAATGCCGTACGGCGTGTCCGACCTCAACTACCCGGCCATCGTGCTCGCCGAGCTGGGCGCCGCGGCGACCGTGAAGCGGACGGTGACGAACGTGGGCCTCCGTAGGGACGCCGTGTACCATGCCACCGTCGTCAGCCCCCAGGGCGCGCGTGTCGCGGTGTGGCCGCCGGCGCTGGTATTCTCCCCGCGCTGCGCCAAGGCCGAGTACTACGTCACCGTCACGCCGGCGAAGCTGTCGCGCGGCCGGTACGACTTCGGCGAGATCGTCTGGTCCGACGGCTACCACCGCGTGCGCACGCCGCTTGTCGTCAGGGTCACCAACCTGCCCGACGCCGGCGCTCAGTCAACGGATGAGGACGGGACTGCTGATCATCCACATGCTGCCTAGGTCCGGTTATGTAGATCTTGGCGGTGCACGTCTTCAGATCACGTTAGACCGATCTGATTCGGATACTTTCTTAGTCCGGATTTTTCGTAATGTTTTGAGTTCATTTCTTTGGGACACAGACACACTGTAGGTGTGCCATTGGCCATGTTAAAAATTTGTGACGAATTTCAGAGTGATAGCATCTGCACTTTCCTGATCAGACGTCAGTTTGAGTAAGTGAGCGAGAAAGAGATATCGCTGCAGTTTTCCAGCTTGCCAAGCTCATTCTTGGCAGAATAGAAGCATCTCGGGGTAATCAAGCCCCTGGTCCTGATGGTTTTCCAGCTGAATTTTATCAATCTTTCTGGGATGTCATCAAGGTTGACCTGGTAGCTCTTTTTCCGGATTTGCATGCTGGCCAATTAGAGTTTTTTAGGCTCAACTTTGGTGAGATTATTTTATTGCCCAAGGTTAATGaagcagaaaggattcaacaatttcGTCCTATTTGTCTTCTTAACGTGAGCTTTAAAATATTCACTAAGGTTGCCACGATCCGATTAAATTCGGTGGCGGATCATGTGATTAGACCTTCTCAAACTGCTTTCATGCAAGGATGGAATATTCTGGATGTGGTTGTAGTCCTACATGAAACTGTTCATGAATTGCATAGAAAGAAGTTGAACGGCGTCATTTTAAAGATTGACTTTGAGAAGACCTATGATAAGATTAAGTGGTCTTTTTTGCAACAAACTCTCAGAATGAAAGGCTTCTCTGATGAGTGGCGTGCGTTAATCAATAGTTTTATCTCGGGTGGAAGTGTTGCCATTAAAGTTAATGATGATGTGGGCAAATACTTCCAGACTAAGAAAGGACTAAGACAGGGAGATCCATTATCGGCAGTACTATTTAATATAGTGGCTGATATGCTTGCTGTCTTGATTGAACGTGCTAAGTCTGAGGGCCAAATTGAAGGGGTTATTCCTCATCTGGTTGATGGAGGGTTATCCAttcttcaatatgccgacgatacaatactttttatggatcatgacatAGACAAGGCTCGGAACCTAAAGTTAATTCTTTCTGCGTTTGAGCTTTTATCGGGTCTGAAaataaatttccataaaagtgaattattTTGTTTTGGCGAGGCCCAAGATCATGTTGCAGAATATGCTGAACTTTTCAGCTCTGGCAGGGGCCAATTTCCAATTAGGTACTTGggaattccgattcattatcggagacttaccaaTGCTGAGTGGAAATTGGTTGAGGAACGGCTTCAGATTAGAttgagtagttggaaaggtaaattgttgtccttgggaggaagattagttctcataaatGCGGTACTGAGTAATATGGTACTCTATATGATATctttcttccaacttcctagaggAGTCTTAAAACGGTTGGATTATTTCTGATGAAGATTCTTCTGGCAAGGGGATTGCGAGAAGCGTAAATATCGGCTGGCTAAATGGAATGTGTTGTGTCGGCCCAAAGATCATGGAGGACTTGGCATTCAAGACCTCCAGGTCAAGAATAGGACACTTCTCGGTAAATGGTTGTATAAGCTACTTACCGAAGAGGGCATATGGCAAACACTCCTTAAGAGGAAGTATATTGGTTCAAAGGCTTTATCTCAGGTTATTTGGAGACCAGGAGATTCGCATttttgggctggtcttatggaaacaaagaaatttttctttccATGTGGTTCTTTCTCTATAAAGGATGGATCGGAAATTCGTTTCTGGGAGGATAAGTGGTTGGGTAATACCACACTCCGGGAACAATATCCGGCATTGTACAATATTGTGCGCCACAAAGGCGATACTATCGCTAAGGTGTTGGAAAATTTCCCACCAAATGTGGAGTTTAGAAGAAGTCTCATCGGTCCTAGACAAGCCTCTTGGCAGGATTTGTTACAGCGTCTTTAGTTAGTTCAATTTACCCAGGGACCGGATGTATTTCGATGGAATCTTACCGGGAATGGTGCATTCTCAGTGGTTTCCATGTACAATGCTTTATTTCAACCTGAAATTTCGGTCGATAATAATtcaaaaatttggaagatgaagataccaccgAGAACAAAAATCTTTGCCTGGTATCTTCGTCGGGGGGtaattcttactaaagataatcttgccAAACGCAACTGGCATGGAAGTAAAAAGTGTGTCTTCTGTCATCAGGACGAGACTATTAAACACTTATTTTTCCAATGTAAGtttgctaggtctatatggtcagcCGTCCAAATTAggtctaccttatacccaccacGTAGTGTTGTCAATTTATTTGGCAACTGGCTCAATGGTGTGGATGTTAGGTTTAAACGTCTTATTAGGATGGGAGTGATTGCAATTATTTGGTCGctgtggctatgtagaaatgacaagattttcaatAATATTTGTTCTTCTTttttgcaggtcatctaccgatGTACAGCTTTGCTTCGTTCATGGATACCGTTGCAGCGTGTGGAGCACCgggacctctttacggaggtgtcttcacggttggaggatacggcgagggatattttctcccaacatgggtggcagcgtgACATTCGGCTAGACCCTCCTAGCTAGTATTTGTTATTGTTATTTGGACAATGTTTTTTTATCTTTGAACCTTTTGTGGTTTTGTAACGAATTTGtgtgcggctgtgtgcatcttagttatgcagaggccgggtctATTGCGCAAGTAATAAAGTGCCCATTTTCGAAAAAAATCTCGGGGTAATCATGGACCTTTGGTGTTTGACATGGCAAATCACCATTCCATGACCAATACTATAAAGAACCACGATATAGTTTTACTGAATAGATGTTGCAATGTATCCGATACAGGAGTAATTCTCAGCATGAGGGAGGAACTTGAAGAAGTTTGGGATAGGGGAGAAACATGAGACGGGGAATTCAGAGTTATGTTGTCAAATAGCGGCAGCCCCCAAAACAGCTATAGCGGGgctaaatctatacctaataataaaggagctaaggtttctgccaaaattttcgtccaacttttattTGGACggatttaccctcccaccaaatcgcataatactGTCTCTGCCATGGTACCGGTTCGTTTATATTTTTCTTCTCCGTCTCTTCCGAGGGCGAGggcggtttttttttttttttttttttttttttgcgaaaggaTAAGATTGCATTAAGCCACTGTTCTTACAGAA
It includes:
- the LOC127296800 gene encoding subtilisin-like protease SBT3.18 isoform X1, translating into MAALLLLLVVSSLSFASIDSVQCTPESHSHVHIVYLGHNNGLTPSLTTRFHLQLLSRVFAELDEARQAILYSYSYGFSGFAALLNSTQATTLSESEEVISVFRSRMLQLHTTRSWDFMGLSLHLQMEQPSSQMHLKYGDDVIVGILDTGVWPESKSFRDDSHLGPIPSSWRGTCVGGQQFDPATACNRKLIGARYYLAGIESELGPINTTGGTEYRSPRDRVGHGTHTASTAVGAVSPNASYFGGLGRGVARGGAPRARLAVYKVCWFKDLTGRCSDADILAAFDDALHDGVHVISASLGSSPPLAPLFATSTEVGSFHAMQLGVSTVFSAGNDGPDAAMVQNVSPWGITVAASTIDRRFPTVIALGNNASVVGDGFIVKDMEMPLVESSSVFADGTCSFDQLVNRTAASGKIVLCFSTIGMVSSEGAALAVYAGGGSGVIFADTSSRKSNQDNFLPTVHVNLRQGTKILNYIQSRSRQRPTVHISASRTVVGKTPAPAIAYFSSRGPSSISPNILKPDITAPGVNILAAWPPKSSPTVLPLDKRSTEWNFDTGTSMSCPHVSGIVAILKSVHPTWSPAAVKSALMTTAYVHDDTSDAMLAGGTMKAADAFDTGAGHVDPLRALDPGLVYDADARDHVRYLCGLGYTEAQVRQMVLPSPALNTSCAGAGMPYGVSDLNYPAIVLAELGAAATVKRTVTNVGLRRDAVYHATVVSPQGARVAVWPPALVFSPRCAKAEYYVTVTPAKLSRGRYDFGEIVWSDGYHRVRTPLVVRVTNLPDAGAQSTDEDGTADHPHAA
- the LOC127296800 gene encoding subtilisin-like protease SBT3.18 isoform X2, translated to MLDLTHPAVYQVHIVYLGHNNGLTPSLTTRFHLQLLSRVFAELDEARQAILYSYSYGFSGFAALLNSTQATTLSESEEVISVFRSRMLQLHTTRSWDFMGLSLHLQMEQPSSQMHLKYGDDVIVGILDTGVWPESKSFRDDSHLGPIPSSWRGTCVGGQQFDPATACNRKLIGARYYLAGIESELGPINTTGGTEYRSPRDRVGHGTHTASTAVGAVSPNASYFGGLGRGVARGGAPRARLAVYKVCWFKDLTGRCSDADILAAFDDALHDGVHVISASLGSSPPLAPLFATSTEVGSFHAMQLGVSTVFSAGNDGPDAAMVQNVSPWGITVAASTIDRRFPTVIALGNNASVVGDGFIVKDMEMPLVESSSVFADGTCSFDQLVNRTAASGKIVLCFSTIGMVSSEGAALAVYAGGGSGVIFADTSSRKSNQDNFLPTVHVNLRQGTKILNYIQSRSRQRPTVHISASRTVVGKTPAPAIAYFSSRGPSSISPNILKPDITAPGVNILAAWPPKSSPTVLPLDKRSTEWNFDTGTSMSCPHVSGIVAILKSVHPTWSPAAVKSALMTTAYVHDDTSDAMLAGGTMKAADAFDTGAGHVDPLRALDPGLVYDADARDHVRYLCGLGYTEAQVRQMVLPSPALNTSCAGAGMPYGVSDLNYPAIVLAELGAAATVKRTVTNVGLRRDAVYHATVVSPQGARVAVWPPALVFSPRCAKAEYYVTVTPAKLSRGRYDFGEIVWSDGYHRVRTPLVVRVTNLPDAGAQSTDEDGTADHPHAA